In Calypte anna isolate BGI_N300 chromosome Z, bCalAnn1_v1.p, whole genome shotgun sequence, the following are encoded in one genomic region:
- the CKMT2 gene encoding creatine kinase S-type, mitochondrial, whose protein sequence is MAGTFCRLLAGRATTALFAAAGTGVLTTGYLLNQQNVNAAVHEKRKLFPPSADYPDLRKHNNCMAECLTPGIYSRLRDKMTPNGYTLDQCIQTGVDNPGHPFIKTVGMVAGDEESYEVFAEIFDPVIKSRHNGYDPRTMKHHTDLDASKITHGQFDERYVLSSRVRTGRSIRGLSLPPACTRAERREVENVVVTALSGLKGDLSGKYYSLTTMTEREQQQLIDDHFLFDKPVSPLLTCAGMARDWPDARGIWHNNDKTFLIWINEEDHTRVISMEKGGNMKRVFERFCRGLKEVERLIKERGWEFMWNERLGYVLTCPSNLGTGLRAGVHVKLPKLSKDPRFPRILENLRLQKRGTGGVDTAAVADVYDISNLDRMGRSEVELVQIVIDGVNYLVDCEKRLERGQDIKVPPPLPQFGRK, encoded by the exons ATGGCTGGCACCTTCTGCCGTCTCCTGGCTGGCCGTGCAACCACTGCCCTCTTTGCGGCCGCGGGCACGGGGGTGCTCACCACTGGGTACCTGCTGAACCAGCAAAATGTGAACGCTGCTGTtcatgaaaaaaggaaactcttcCCTCCGAG TGCTGACTATCCTGATCTCCGCAAACACAACAACTGCATGGCTGAGTGCCTCACTCCAGGCATCTACTCCAGGCTGAGGGACAAGATGACTCCCAATGGCTACACCCTGGATCAGTGCATCCAAACCGGGGTTGACAATCCTGGCCATCCTTTCATTAAAACTGTGGGCATGGTCGCAGGTGATGAAGAATCCTATGAG GTGTTTGCTGAGATTTTTGATCCTGTCATTAAATCAAGACATAATGGCTATGATCCACGGACAATGAAGCACCACACTGACCTGGATGCATCCAAG ATCACCCATGGTCAGTTTGACGAGCGCTATGTCCTCTCGTCACGGGTGAGGACCGGTCGCAGCATCCGGGGCCTCAgccttcctcctgcctgcactagggcagagaggagagaggtgGAAAATGTGGTGGTCACTGCTCTTTCTGGGCTGAAAGGAGACCTTTCTGGAAAGTACTACAGCCTGACTACTATGACtgagagggagcagcagcagcttatTGAT GATCATTTTCTCTTTGATAAGCCAGTGTCCCCTTTGCTAACATGTGCTGGGATGGCACGTGACTGGCCAGATGCCAGAGGAATCTG GCATAACAACGACAAGACTTTTCTCATCTGGATTAATGAAGAAGACCACACCAGGGTGATCTCCATGGAGAAGGGTGGCAATATGAAAAGGGTGTTTGAAAGATTTTGTCGTGGTTTAAAAGAG GTGGAAAGATTAATTAAAGAAAGGGGATGGGAGTTCATGTGGAATGAGCGTCTTGGATATGTTCTGACCTGTCCTTCCAACCTGGGAACTGGTTTACGTGCTGGAGTCCATGTCAAGCTTCCCAAGCTTAGCAAG GATCCCAGGTTTCCAAGAATCCTGGAAAACCTGCGTCTGCAAAAGCGTGGCACTGGTGGAGTGGACACAGCAGCTGTAGCAGACGTGTACGACATCTCCAACCTGGACCGCATGGGCCGCTCAGAG GTGGAGCTAGTCCAGATTGTCATTGATGGGGTCAATTACCTAGTTGACTGCGAGAAGAGACTGGAAAGAGGTCAAGACATCAAAGTgccaccaccactgccccagTTTGGCAGGAAGTGA